Proteins found in one Saccharomyces cerevisiae S288C chromosome III, complete sequence genomic segment:
- a CDS encoding uncharacterized protein (hypothetical protein) — translation MTVLIKLGLRILHVYKGFFRKVILKYFFFSSEHTKVNKKSSMHAFLCKIYKR, via the coding sequence ATGACAGTTCTAATCAAGTTGGGTCTAAGGATATTGCATGTATACAAAGGATTCTTTCGGAAAGTAATcctgaaatatttttttttttcgtctGAACATACgaaagtaaataaaaaaagttcaatgCATGCCTTCCTATGCAAGATTTATAAAAGGTGA
- the OCA4 gene encoding Oca4p (Cytoplasmic protein required for replication of Brome mosaic virus; S. cerevisiae is a model system for studying replication of positive-strand RNA viruses in their natural hosts) — MLVPPANFGIAEEGIYRCSKVETLNLSFLETLNLKTAIFIGGQEPSKFFKDFFTRSSIKWIVLRMSDFSAAAVPVKSSSVSNANLYSNNNSTLSLQEEKKKSTANGSQNSTTGDPVIQEELAYHLTDNDDLMLIKSTCLKRTFKTLLNVDNYNVLLVDKTALVIGILRKIQKWNIASIINEYRLFSGKNRNYFAETFLEIINIEIEQEKDNKTIVDNKAKKLPLENNRTHSIEYKANSGKLIRVNEDDLCREPEVPQRLLTLINQIETKVKNNKVLQVSGVLGDDLKKTSSDLGIFGHRYRLAFNKKENGDYGYYKARGKDNVKIRIPCDSELPDWFRFQRDLWEKENVPEEHHFYREHIFT; from the coding sequence ATGCTGGTTCCACCTGCTAACTTTGGGATTGCTGAAGAAGGAATATATAGATGTTCTAAAGTGGAGACATTAAATTTATCCTTTCTGGAAACTCTCAATTTAAAGACAGCTATATTTATTGGAGGTCAAGAACCATccaagtttttcaaagattttttcacAAGATCATCCATAAAATGGATTGTTTTAAGGATGTCTGATTTCTCGGCTGCGGCAGTTCCGGTAAAAAGCTCTTCTGTATCTAACGCAAATTTATATTCGAATAATAACAGTACTCTATCATTacaggaagaaaagaaaaaatccaCTGCAAATGGGTCACAAAATTCTACTACAGGGGATCCTGTAATTCAGGAGGAATTGGCTTACCACTTGACTGACAATGATGACTTAATGCTGATTAAGAGCACGTGTTTAAAAAGaactttcaaaacattATTGAATGTGGATAATTATAATGTTTTATTGGTAGATAAGACCGCGTTGGTCATTGGTATACTTCGAAAAATTCAGAAATGGAATATTGCATCAATCATAAATGAGTACAGATTATTTTCTGGTAAGAATAGAAATTATTTTGCGGAAACATTTCTAGAAATAATTAACATTGAGATAGAACAGGAGAAGGATAATAAGACAATTGTGGACaacaaagcaaaaaaattgcccCTTGAGAATAATAGGACGCATTCGATAGAGTATAAGGCCAATTCTGGCAAACTTATTAGAGTAAATGAAGATGACCTTTGCAGAGAGCCAGAAGTGCCTCAGCGGCTTTTGACATTAATAAATCAAATCGAAACcaaagtgaaaaataataaagtaTTACAAGTAAGTGGAGTTCTAGGAGACgatttgaagaaaaccTCTTCTGACCTAGGAATTTTTGGCCATAGGTATAGATTAGcatttaataaaaaagaaaatggagaTTATGGCTATTATAAAGCAAGGGGAAAAGATAACGTCAAAATAAGGATACCCTGTGATTCTGAATTACCAGATTGGTTCAGGTTTCAACGAGATTTGtgggaaaaagaaaacgttCCGGAAGAGCATCACTTTTATAGGGAACATATTTTTACATAG